One Opitutus sp. ER46 genomic region harbors:
- the recA gene encoding recombinase RecA, whose translation MSKAAPETKSASPAAKKAEVAVAAPARDKNIELALSAITKQFGEGSIMRLGDATKMKVETLSTGSLAIDLALGVGGLPLGRIIEIYGPESSGKTTFCLSVIAEAQRKGGLAAFIDVEHALDPKYARVVGVNLDDLLVSQPDSGEDALNIAETLIRSNSIDVIVIDSVAALISKQELDGQMGDATVGSQARLMSQAMRRLTAVVSKTKCVCIFTNQIREKIGVMFGNPETTPGGRALKFFSSVRIDIRRKDQIKTPEGKVIGNRTKIKVVKNKVAPPFTECEFDIMYDEGISANGSLLDLGLEHKILEKKGAWIAYEGNLVGQGRDAAKQAIKEKPELAAKVKAAILEKVSVKGGEVITGAPAE comes from the coding sequence ATGTCCAAAGCCGCTCCCGAAACCAAGTCCGCCAGTCCCGCCGCCAAGAAGGCGGAAGTCGCCGTCGCCGCTCCGGCCCGCGACAAGAACATCGAGCTCGCCCTCTCCGCCATCACCAAGCAGTTCGGCGAGGGCTCCATCATGCGGCTGGGTGACGCCACCAAGATGAAGGTGGAGACCCTTTCCACCGGCTCCCTCGCCATCGACCTTGCCCTCGGCGTCGGCGGCCTGCCGCTCGGCCGTATCATCGAGATCTACGGCCCCGAGTCCTCCGGCAAGACCACGTTCTGCTTGAGCGTCATCGCCGAGGCCCAGCGCAAGGGCGGCCTCGCCGCCTTCATCGACGTCGAACACGCCCTCGACCCCAAGTACGCCCGCGTCGTCGGCGTCAACCTCGACGACCTGCTCGTCTCCCAGCCCGACTCCGGCGAGGACGCGCTCAACATCGCCGAGACGCTCATCCGCTCCAACTCGATCGACGTCATCGTCATCGACTCGGTCGCCGCCCTCATTTCCAAGCAGGAACTCGACGGCCAGATGGGTGACGCCACCGTCGGCTCCCAGGCCCGCCTGATGTCCCAGGCCATGCGCCGCCTCACCGCCGTCGTCAGCAAGACGAAGTGCGTCTGCATCTTCACCAACCAGATCCGCGAAAAGATCGGCGTCATGTTCGGCAACCCTGAGACCACGCCCGGCGGTCGCGCCCTGAAGTTCTTCTCCTCGGTCCGCATCGACATTCGCCGCAAGGACCAGATCAAGACGCCCGAGGGCAAGGTCATCGGCAACCGCACCAAGATCAAGGTGGTCAAGAACAAGGTCGCCCCGCCGTTCACCGAGTGCGAGTTCGACATCATGTACGACGAGGGCATCTCCGCCAACGGCTCGCTCCTCGACCTCGGCCTCGAACACAAGATTCTCGAAAAGAAGGGCGCCTGGATCGCCTACGAGGGCAACCTCGTCGGCCAGGGCCGCGACGCCGCCAAGCAGGCCATC
- a CDS encoding type II secretion system protein has protein sequence MISDLAPSPVLSSSCRRQAGFTLTEVLVATSILGLAISMTMVVYVAAMKRAHHTEFGLKGTAELRYATDVISQAVRSASQLPTVESGGLKLLVPPKDIGYATVEDITWIDDAKTIKGTKSDQKVLKLSDLTLPAVVVSAWKSAARPAGAITNTDVATYFKAASEMPTTDLNSIFAVGDTITIPATAFGIATQRVINSISNSKGNKTLTLTAKLGVSVPSGTRINATSGRRMMFEVVSAEGKNQGELRYYPDSKNTAQYTVLARDIDFSPLSEPANVSSTATVPFVIPTDAKNYVIINLQKVPGGSGSGRTLQGVQTTVYTRTDPTNQ, from the coding sequence ATGATTTCGGACCTCGCTCCTTCTCCCGTTCTTTCGTCCTCATGCCGGCGCCAAGCGGGCTTCACCCTGACCGAGGTGTTGGTCGCCACCTCGATTCTCGGCCTGGCCATCAGCATGACGATGGTGGTGTACGTCGCCGCAATGAAGCGCGCGCATCACACCGAGTTTGGCCTGAAGGGCACGGCGGAGTTGCGCTACGCGACCGACGTCATCTCCCAAGCCGTACGGAGCGCCTCGCAGCTCCCGACGGTTGAGTCCGGCGGACTCAAGCTGCTCGTTCCGCCCAAAGACATCGGGTACGCGACCGTGGAGGACATCACCTGGATCGACGACGCGAAGACGATCAAGGGCACCAAGAGCGACCAGAAGGTCCTGAAGCTCTCCGACCTGACGCTCCCCGCCGTGGTTGTCTCCGCTTGGAAGAGTGCGGCCCGCCCGGCCGGCGCGATCACCAACACCGATGTCGCGACCTACTTCAAGGCAGCCAGCGAAATGCCAACGACCGATCTGAATTCGATATTCGCCGTCGGCGACACCATCACGATCCCCGCCACCGCGTTCGGCATCGCGACCCAGCGCGTCATCAACTCGATCAGCAACAGCAAGGGCAACAAGACCCTCACCCTCACGGCGAAACTCGGCGTGAGCGTGCCCAGCGGCACCCGCATCAACGCCACCTCCGGCCGCCGCATGATGTTCGAGGTCGTCTCGGCCGAAGGAAAGAACCAGGGCGAACTGCGCTACTATCCGGACAGCAAGAACACCGCCCAGTACACCGTGCTCGCCCGGGACATCGATTTCAGCCCGCTCTCCGAGCCGGCCAACGTCTCGAGCACGGCCACGGTGCCGTTCGTGATCCCGACCGACGCCAAGAATTACGTGATCATCAATCTGCAGAAGGTACCGGGCGGCAGCGGCTCCGGGCGCACGCTCCAGGGCGTGCAAACCACCGTTTATACCCGGACTGATCCGACGAACCAATGA
- a CDS encoding prepilin-type N-terminal cleavage/methylation domain-containing protein — MPRRSRQPSSNAGFTLAEVIVAMFLISLMCLSVFAGLQQITKSMLSVAVRSEGYHLLQAESERLLASDFDTFVASADQTITSSVKTSYAPSKVAPLTITGDNAVGRIRFTRRVVQVESTGASRTLRVEVEWKWDKRTQIISTLLYRNLE; from the coding sequence ATGCCACGCAGATCACGCCAGCCCAGCTCGAACGCCGGTTTCACCTTAGCCGAGGTGATCGTGGCGATGTTTTTGATCTCGCTGATGTGCCTCTCGGTCTTCGCCGGGCTGCAGCAGATCACCAAGTCGATGCTGTCCGTGGCCGTCCGCAGCGAGGGCTATCATCTCCTGCAGGCTGAGTCCGAACGGCTGCTCGCCTCCGATTTCGACACGTTCGTAGCCTCCGCCGACCAGACGATCACCAGCTCGGTGAAAACGTCATACGCCCCCAGCAAGGTGGCCCCGCTCACGATCACCGGCGACAACGCGGTGGGGCGCATTCGGTTCACCCGCCGGGTCGTGCAGGTCGAGTCCACCGGCGCCTCCCGCACCCTGCGCGTCGAAGTGGAGTGGAAGTGGGATAAGCGCACCCAGATCATTTCCACCCTCCTGTATCGGAACCTGGAGTGA
- a CDS encoding DMT family protein, producing MKTFALLLCSNIFMTLAWYGQLKLKIFEGKSLWLVILMSWGIAFFEYCLMVPANRHGYASGMSGYQLKIMQEVITLMVFVGFAWLVLGEKLTWNYAVSFALILLAVYFATAFRPAA from the coding sequence GTGAAAACCTTCGCCCTGCTCCTCTGCTCCAACATATTCATGACCTTGGCCTGGTATGGCCAACTGAAGCTCAAGATATTCGAGGGCAAGTCGTTATGGCTCGTGATCCTCATGTCCTGGGGCATCGCCTTCTTTGAGTACTGCCTCATGGTGCCGGCCAACCGGCACGGCTACGCCTCAGGGATGAGTGGCTATCAGCTGAAGATCATGCAGGAGGTGATCACGCTGATGGTCTTCGTGGGCTTTGCGTGGCTGGTGCTCGGCGAAAAGCTTACGTGGAACTACGCCGTGAGCTTCGCCCTGATCCTGCTGGCCGTCTATTTCGCAACTGCCTTCCGCCCGGCAGCGTAG
- a CDS encoding NAD-dependent epimerase/dehydratase family protein has translation MKVLVTGAAGFIGYHVARRLAETKQCEVLGVDSLSDYYDVGLKRARLAELAAYEDFRFAQTDFADAGKFEPLVGAFKPDYVVHLGAQPGVRFSMENPAAYTRANLDGFASVLEACRLHRPRHLVFASSSSVYGGGATPPFREDDNTDQPVSYYGATKKANELMAAAYAFNHGLAITGLRFFTVYGPWGRPDMAPTLFARAICEGKPVRLFNSGRNLRDFTYIDDVVGAVLKILLYPAAPATTAPAAGDSPAATRPAGALRIFNLGHHRPVETLLFVQMLEQLLGRPAVTELLPPQPGDMYATCADLTKVQATFGFTPKVPLEEGLRHFVTWFRAYYRL, from the coding sequence ATGAAAGTCCTCGTGACCGGCGCCGCCGGCTTCATCGGCTACCATGTCGCCCGTCGTCTCGCGGAAACCAAACAGTGCGAGGTGCTGGGCGTCGACAGCCTGAGCGACTACTACGACGTCGGCCTGAAGCGGGCGCGACTCGCGGAACTCGCTGCTTATGAGGACTTCCGCTTCGCTCAGACCGATTTTGCCGACGCCGGCAAATTCGAGCCACTGGTGGGAGCGTTCAAACCTGACTACGTCGTGCACTTGGGCGCGCAGCCCGGCGTGCGCTTCAGCATGGAGAACCCGGCGGCCTACACCCGCGCCAACCTCGATGGCTTTGCCAGCGTGCTCGAGGCGTGCCGGCTGCACCGCCCGCGGCACCTCGTGTTTGCCTCGAGCAGCAGCGTCTATGGCGGCGGGGCGACGCCGCCGTTCCGCGAGGACGACAATACCGACCAGCCCGTCTCGTACTATGGCGCCACCAAGAAGGCCAACGAGCTGATGGCTGCCGCCTACGCCTTCAATCACGGCCTCGCGATCACCGGCCTGCGCTTCTTCACTGTCTACGGCCCCTGGGGCCGCCCCGACATGGCCCCCACGCTCTTCGCGCGCGCCATCTGCGAGGGCAAACCCGTGCGGCTGTTCAACTCCGGCCGTAACCTGCGCGACTTCACATATATCGATGACGTCGTTGGCGCCGTGCTGAAGATCCTCCTCTACCCCGCGGCCCCGGCCACAACCGCCCCCGCCGCGGGCGACTCGCCCGCTGCGACCCGCCCCGCCGGCGCCCTGCGTATCTTCAACCTCGGCCATCACCGCCCCGTCGAAACGCTGCTGTTTGTGCAAATGCTTGAGCAATTGCTCGGGCGGCCCGCCGTGACCGAACTTCTTCCCCCGCAACCGGGCGACATGTACGCCACCTGCGCCGACCTCACCAAGGTCCAGGCCACCTTCGGCTTCACGCCGAAGGTTCCGCTCGAGGAGGGCCTCCGGCACTTTGTCACCTGGTTCCGGGCTTACTACCGCCTCTAA
- a CDS encoding glutaredoxin, whose translation MKIKAYLKPHCGWSNGVRAILRKYGLPFEDIDVVGNRENFAEMVQKSGQALSPCVEIDGVMLADVSGEEVENYLLSNDLVKRNDSPADVPTNAGCSDDEHAKMATKTIRFF comes from the coding sequence ATGAAGATCAAAGCCTATCTCAAGCCGCACTGTGGCTGGTCGAACGGCGTGCGTGCTATTCTCCGGAAGTACGGGCTGCCCTTTGAGGACATCGATGTCGTGGGCAATCGGGAGAACTTCGCTGAGATGGTGCAGAAGTCCGGCCAGGCGCTTTCTCCGTGCGTTGAGATCGACGGCGTGATGCTCGCGGATGTGTCCGGCGAGGAAGTCGAAAACTATCTTCTCAGCAACGACTTGGTTAAACGAAATGACTCGCCGGCCGACGTGCCGACGAACGCGGGTTGCTCGGACGACGAGCACGCCAAAATGGCCACTAAAACGATCCGCTTTTTCTAA
- the gltB gene encoding glutamate synthase large subunit: MYDPWFEHEACGVGFVVDMKGRKSHKILADALQVLRNLDHRGASGSEVNTGDGAGVLMQMPHEFLTEVTKQARITLPEAGQYGCGLVYLPRNPSVRRKIEERFEQIVQSEGQVFLGWRTVPTNGASLGDMARSCEPFMRQVFIGRGATTTDDLAFERKLYVIRKRAYTDIRTSTLAGAEYWYIASLSQKTLVYKGMLTTEQVDQYFPDLQSPQMVTALALVHSRFSTNTFPSWERAHPYRYLAHNGEINTLRGNINWMHAREPWFRSDAFGDDIKKILPIINPNGSDSSMFDNTLELLVLAGRPLAHAMMMMIPEPWSHHESMSDERRAFYQYHSCLMEPWDGPASIAFTDGKQIGAILDRNGLRPSRYYVTKEGLVVMASEAGVLDFPPDQVIQKGRLQPGRMFLVDTEEGRIIEDEEIKRQICGSLPYRQWLDEHLVHLKDLPEAPKVEGPDHATLLQRQIAFGYTHEDERIILTPMARDGVEAIGSMGNDSALAVLSNKPRLLYDYFKQLFAQVTNPPIDCIREEIITSAETRLGSEGNLLDPQPSACRRVELKWPIITNDEFAKIRRTNLPGLKVGVLPILFRVSRGERGLAKSMEELSVMSRRMIEEEEVNVIILSDRGVTHDFAPIPALLAIAGLHHYLIREGLRTKVSLVLETGEAREVHHFALLIGYGASVVNPYVAFETIDDMIKEQLLTGIDHKKACENYVKAAAKGVIKVMSKMGISAIQSYRGAQVFEALGLRQDVIDQYFTWTPSRVGGVGLDVIAQEVLLRHRAAYPERPVNGAVLPVGGLYKWRNEGEAHLFTPESIHFLQKAVRTESFAVFKQYTQQINDQARRHCTLRSLLDFKAGTPIPLDEVEPVDSIVKRFKTGAMSYGSISKEAHETLAIAMNRLGGKSNTGEGGEDPERYRWTNELGDSKNSAIKQVASGRFGVTSEYLVNARELQIKMAQGAKPGEGGQLPGTKVYPWVAKTRHTTAGVGLISPPPHHDIYSIEDLAELIHDLKNGNRHARISVKLVAEVGVGTVAAGVAKAHADVVLISGYDGGTGASPQTSIQHAGLPWELGLAEAHQTLVLNNLRSRIAVETDGQLKTGRDVVIAALLGAEEFGFATAPLVSTGCIMMRVCHLNTCPTGIATQDPQLRAKYTGKPEDVVNFMRFIAQDMREIMAQLGFRTIEEMIGRTDRLEPKRAVEHWKAKGLDFSNILYQPDVPADVGRFCQMKQDHGIERSLDVTTLLPICQPAIERGEKVVAELPIRNVHRVVGTVTSGEVTKRHGAAGLPEDTIKIKFNGSAGQSFGAFVTRGMTLSIEGDANDYFGKGLSGGKLIVYPPATAPFRAEENMIIGNVALYGATAGEVFVRGMAGERFAVRNSGVDAVVEAIGDNGCEYMTGGRVVVLGRAGRNFGAGMSGGIGYVLDESGDFAQRVNPQMVAVEKLDDAREITALRALIQKHLDYTKSARAKLVLDAWDSYVPRFVKVMPKDYKRMLACIERAQAQGLTGDEAIMAAFEENARDLSRVGGN; this comes from the coding sequence CTGTACGATCCGTGGTTTGAGCACGAAGCCTGCGGCGTCGGCTTCGTCGTCGATATGAAGGGCCGCAAGTCGCACAAGATCCTGGCCGATGCGCTGCAGGTGCTGCGCAACCTCGATCACCGCGGCGCCAGCGGCAGCGAAGTGAACACGGGTGACGGCGCCGGCGTACTGATGCAGATGCCGCACGAGTTCCTCACCGAGGTGACGAAGCAGGCGCGCATCACGCTGCCGGAAGCCGGCCAGTACGGGTGCGGTCTCGTTTACCTGCCGCGCAATCCCTCCGTGCGCCGTAAGATCGAGGAGCGCTTCGAGCAGATTGTCCAATCCGAGGGGCAGGTCTTCCTCGGCTGGCGCACGGTGCCGACCAACGGCGCCTCCCTCGGCGACATGGCGCGCTCCTGCGAACCGTTCATGCGCCAGGTGTTCATCGGCCGCGGCGCGACGACCACCGACGATCTCGCCTTCGAGCGGAAGCTCTACGTCATCCGCAAGCGCGCCTACACCGACATCCGCACCTCCACGCTGGCGGGCGCCGAGTACTGGTACATCGCCAGCCTCTCGCAAAAGACGCTCGTCTATAAGGGCATGCTCACGACCGAGCAGGTCGACCAGTATTTCCCCGACCTGCAGTCGCCGCAGATGGTGACCGCGCTCGCCCTGGTGCATTCGCGCTTTTCCACGAACACCTTCCCAAGCTGGGAACGCGCGCACCCGTACCGCTATCTGGCGCACAACGGCGAAATCAACACGCTCCGCGGCAACATCAATTGGATGCACGCCCGCGAGCCGTGGTTCCGCAGCGACGCGTTCGGCGACGACATCAAGAAGATCCTCCCGATCATCAACCCCAACGGCTCCGACTCCTCGATGTTCGACAACACGCTCGAACTCCTGGTCCTCGCCGGCCGTCCGCTCGCGCACGCGATGATGATGATGATCCCGGAGCCGTGGTCGCATCATGAGTCGATGAGCGACGAGCGCCGCGCGTTCTACCAGTACCACTCCTGCCTGATGGAGCCGTGGGATGGCCCCGCCTCCATCGCGTTCACCGACGGCAAGCAGATCGGCGCCATTCTCGACCGCAACGGCCTCCGCCCGTCGCGCTACTACGTCACCAAGGAAGGTCTCGTCGTCATGGCCTCCGAGGCCGGCGTGCTCGATTTCCCGCCCGATCAGGTGATCCAGAAGGGGCGGCTCCAGCCGGGCCGTATGTTCCTCGTTGATACCGAGGAGGGCCGCATCATCGAGGACGAGGAGATCAAGCGCCAGATCTGCGGCTCGCTCCCGTACCGCCAGTGGCTCGACGAGCACCTCGTCCATCTCAAGGACCTGCCCGAGGCCCCCAAGGTCGAGGGCCCCGACCACGCCACGCTCCTGCAGCGGCAGATCGCGTTCGGCTACACGCACGAGGACGAGCGCATCATCCTCACCCCGATGGCGCGCGACGGCGTCGAGGCGATCGGTTCGATGGGCAACGACTCCGCCCTCGCCGTCCTCTCCAACAAGCCGCGCCTGCTGTACGACTATTTCAAGCAGCTCTTCGCGCAGGTCACCAACCCGCCGATCGACTGTATCCGCGAGGAAATTATCACCTCCGCCGAAACGCGCCTCGGCTCCGAGGGCAACCTGCTCGACCCGCAGCCCTCCGCCTGCCGCCGCGTCGAGCTGAAGTGGCCCATCATCACCAACGACGAGTTCGCCAAGATCCGCCGCACCAACCTCCCGGGCCTCAAGGTCGGCGTGCTCCCCATCCTGTTCCGCGTCAGCCGCGGCGAGCGCGGCCTCGCCAAGTCCATGGAGGAGCTCTCCGTCATGTCCCGCCGCATGATCGAGGAGGAGGAGGTCAATGTGATCATCCTCAGCGACCGCGGCGTCACCCATGACTTCGCGCCGATCCCGGCCCTCCTCGCGATCGCCGGCCTGCACCACTATCTCATCCGTGAGGGCCTGCGCACCAAGGTGTCGCTCGTCCTCGAGACCGGCGAAGCCCGCGAGGTGCACCACTTCGCGCTGCTCATCGGCTACGGCGCCAGCGTCGTGAATCCGTATGTCGCGTTCGAGACGATCGACGACATGATCAAGGAGCAGCTCCTCACCGGCATCGACCACAAGAAGGCCTGCGAGAACTACGTGAAGGCCGCCGCCAAGGGCGTGATCAAGGTCATGTCCAAGATGGGCATCTCCGCCATCCAGAGCTACCGCGGCGCCCAGGTCTTCGAGGCGCTCGGCCTCCGCCAGGACGTCATCGACCAGTATTTCACCTGGACGCCCTCGCGCGTCGGCGGCGTCGGGCTCGACGTCATCGCGCAGGAGGTCCTCCTCCGCCATCGCGCCGCGTATCCGGAACGGCCCGTCAACGGCGCCGTGCTGCCCGTCGGTGGCCTCTACAAGTGGCGCAACGAGGGCGAGGCCCACCTGTTCACGCCCGAGTCGATCCACTTCCTCCAGAAGGCGGTCCGCACCGAGAGCTTCGCGGTGTTCAAACAGTACACGCAGCAGATCAACGACCAGGCCCGCCGCCACTGCACGCTCCGCAGCCTGCTCGACTTCAAGGCCGGCACCCCGATCCCGCTCGACGAGGTCGAGCCCGTCGACTCCATCGTCAAGCGGTTCAAGACCGGCGCGATGTCCTACGGCTCCATCTCCAAGGAGGCGCACGAGACGCTCGCGATCGCGATGAACCGCCTCGGCGGCAAGTCCAACACCGGCGAGGGCGGTGAGGATCCCGAGCGTTACCGCTGGACCAACGAGCTGGGCGACTCGAAGAACTCCGCCATCAAGCAGGTTGCCTCCGGCCGCTTCGGCGTCACGAGCGAGTACCTCGTCAACGCCCGCGAGCTGCAGATCAAGATGGCCCAGGGCGCCAAGCCCGGTGAGGGCGGCCAGCTGCCCGGCACCAAGGTCTACCCGTGGGTCGCCAAGACCCGCCACACCACCGCGGGCGTCGGGCTCATCTCGCCGCCGCCGCACCACGACATCTACTCGATCGAGGACCTCGCGGAGCTGATCCACGACCTCAAGAACGGCAACCGCCACGCCCGCATCAGCGTGAAGCTCGTAGCCGAGGTGGGCGTCGGCACCGTCGCGGCCGGCGTCGCCAAGGCCCACGCCGACGTCGTCCTGATCTCGGGCTACGACGGCGGCACCGGCGCCTCACCCCAGACTTCGATCCAGCACGCAGGCCTGCCGTGGGAACTCGGCCTCGCCGAGGCCCACCAGACGCTCGTGCTGAACAACCTCCGCTCCCGCATCGCGGTCGAGACCGACGGCCAGCTCAAGACCGGCCGCGACGTCGTCATCGCCGCCCTGCTCGGCGCCGAGGAATTCGGCTTCGCCACGGCGCCGCTCGTCTCGACGGGCTGCATCATGATGCGAGTCTGCCACCTGAACACGTGCCCCACGGGCATCGCCACGCAGGATCCGCAGTTGCGCGCCAAGTACACCGGCAAGCCGGAGGACGTGGTGAACTTCATGCGCTTCATCGCGCAGGACATGCGCGAGATCATGGCCCAGCTCGGCTTCCGCACCATCGAGGAGATGATCGGCCGTACCGACCGCCTCGAGCCCAAGCGCGCCGTCGAGCACTGGAAGGCCAAGGGCCTCGACTTCTCGAACATCCTCTACCAGCCCGACGTACCCGCCGACGTGGGTCGGTTCTGCCAGATGAAGCAGGACCACGGCATCGAGCGCTCGCTCGACGTGACCACGCTGCTGCCGATCTGCCAGCCCGCCATCGAACGCGGCGAGAAGGTCGTCGCCGAGCTGCCCATCCGCAACGTGCATCGCGTCGTCGGCACCGTCACCAGCGGCGAGGTCACCAAGCGCCACGGCGCGGCGGGCCTCCCGGAGGACACCATCAAGATCAAGTTCAACGGCTCCGCCGGCCAGAGCTTCGGCGCCTTCGTCACGCGGGGCATGACGCTCAGCATCGAGGGCGACGCCAACGACTACTTCGGCAAGGGCCTCTCCGGCGGCAAGCTCATCGTTTACCCGCCGGCGACCGCGCCCTTCCGCGCCGAGGAGAACATGATCATCGGCAACGTCGCGCTCTACGGCGCCACCGCCGGCGAGGTGTTCGTCCGCGGCATGGCGGGCGAGCGCTTCGCGGTCCGCAACTCGGGGGTGGACGCCGTCGTTGAAGCCATCGGCGACAACGGTTGCGAGTACATGACCGGCGGCCGCGTCGTCGTGCTCGGCCGTGCCGGCCGCAACTTCGGCGCCGGCATGTCCGGCGGCATCGGCTACGTGCTCGATGAGAGCGGCGACTTCGCGCAGCGCGTGAACCCGCAGATGGTCGCGGTGGAGAAGCTCGATGACGCCCGCGAAATCACGGCGCTCCGCGCGCTGATCCAGAAGCACCTCGACTACACCAAGAGCGCGCGCGCCAAGCTCGTGCTCGACGCGTGGGACAGCTACGTGCCGCGCTTCGTCAAGGTGATGCCCAAGGACTACAAGCGCATGCTCGCCTGCATCGAGCGCGCGCAGGCCCAGGGTCTCACCGGCGACGAGGCCATCATGGCCGCCTTTGAGGAGAACGCCCGCGACCTCTCCCGCGTCGGAGGAAACTGA
- a CDS encoding glutamate synthase subunit beta has protein sequence MGKPTGFIEYLRELPVDRTPTDRVRDWKEFHHHMEEKKLRQQGARCMDCGVPFCHTGKLISGMASGCPVNNLIPEWNDLIYRGLWREALQRLHKTNNFPEFTGRVCPAPCEGSCVLGMNNPPVTIKNIEYSIIERGWDEGWVIAEAPKVRTGKKVAIIGSGPAGLAAAAQLNKAGHTVTVFERADRPGGLLMYGIPNMKLDKKEVLLRRIKLLEQEGVRFICNANVGENVEPQIFLKEFDATVICTGATQPRDLPIEGRALNGVHFAMEFLGGNTKSLLDGSTDRAPLHAKGKDVIIIGGGDTGTDCVGTSIRHGCKSVTQIEILPKPPMERAANNPWPEWPKVYKMDYGQEEAAAKYGADPRVYLTTVKKFVGDEKGQVKEIITVEIKWEKNDKGAFVPKEVPGTEKTRPAQLVLLAMGFLGPEQALLKELNLETDARSNVKAEHEKYTTNIKGVFAAGDCRRGQSLVVWAINEGRGAARECDRYLMGYTDLP, from the coding sequence ATGGGTAAACCAACCGGCTTCATCGAGTATCTGCGCGAGCTTCCCGTCGACCGCACGCCCACCGACCGCGTGCGCGACTGGAAGGAGTTTCACCACCACATGGAGGAGAAGAAACTCCGCCAGCAAGGTGCGCGCTGCATGGATTGCGGCGTGCCGTTCTGCCACACCGGCAAGCTGATCAGCGGCATGGCGAGCGGCTGCCCGGTCAACAACCTGATCCCGGAGTGGAATGATCTCATCTACCGCGGGCTCTGGCGCGAGGCGCTCCAGCGGCTGCACAAGACGAACAACTTCCCGGAGTTCACCGGCCGCGTGTGCCCGGCGCCCTGCGAAGGCTCGTGCGTGCTCGGGATGAACAACCCGCCGGTCACGATCAAAAACATCGAGTACTCGATCATCGAGCGTGGCTGGGATGAGGGCTGGGTCATCGCCGAGGCGCCGAAGGTCCGCACCGGCAAGAAGGTCGCGATCATCGGCTCCGGTCCCGCCGGCCTCGCCGCCGCCGCGCAGCTCAACAAGGCGGGCCACACCGTCACCGTTTTCGAACGCGCCGATCGTCCGGGCGGCCTGCTGATGTACGGCATCCCGAACATGAAGCTCGACAAGAAGGAGGTCCTGCTGCGCCGCATCAAGCTGCTCGAGCAGGAGGGCGTCCGCTTCATCTGCAACGCCAACGTTGGCGAGAACGTGGAGCCGCAGATCTTCCTGAAGGAGTTCGACGCCACCGTCATCTGCACCGGCGCCACGCAGCCGCGCGATCTTCCCATCGAGGGCCGCGCGCTCAACGGCGTGCACTTCGCGATGGAGTTCCTGGGCGGCAACACCAAGTCGCTCCTCGACGGCAGCACCGACCGCGCGCCGCTTCACGCGAAGGGCAAGGATGTCATCATCATCGGCGGTGGCGACACCGGCACCGATTGCGTCGGCACTTCGATTCGTCACGGCTGCAAGAGCGTCACGCAGATTGAAATCCTGCCAAAGCCGCCGATGGAGCGCGCCGCGAACAATCCGTGGCCCGAGTGGCCCAAGGTCTACAAGATGGACTACGGCCAGGAAGAGGCGGCCGCGAAGTACGGCGCCGACCCGCGCGTTTATCTCACGACGGTGAAGAAGTTCGTCGGCGACGAGAAGGGGCAGGTGAAGGAAATCATCACCGTCGAGATCAAATGGGAGAAGAACGACAAGGGGGCGTTCGTCCCGAAGGAAGTGCCCGGCACCGAGAAGACGCGGCCCGCGCAGCTCGTGCTGCTCGCGATGGGTTTCCTCGGGCCTGAGCAGGCCCTCCTGAAGGAGCTCAACCTCGAGACCGATGCGCGCTCGAACGTGAAAGCCGAACACGAGAAGTACACGACCAACATCAAGGGCGTGTTCGCCGCGGGCGATTGCCGTCGCGGTCAGAGCCTTGTCGTGTGGGCGATCAACGAAGGCCGCGGCGCCGCGCGCGAGTGCGACCGCTACCTGATGGGTTACACGGACCTTCCGTAA